In Corylus avellana chromosome ca2, CavTom2PMs-1.0, the following proteins share a genomic window:
- the LOC132171070 gene encoding peroxisomal membrane protein PMP22-like → MGSKAKKGLFHQYLVQLQRHPLRTKAITAGVLSGISDVVSQKLTGIQKIQLRRLVLKVLFGAVYLGPFGHFLYILLDKIFKGKKDSKTVAKKVVLEQLTSSPWNNLLFMIYYGLIIEGRPWMHVKTNIKKNYPSVQLTAWTFWPVVGWVNHQYVPLQFRVIFHSLIAFGWGIFLNLRARSLTLTKAK, encoded by the exons ATGGGATCGAAAGCGAAGAAGGGGTTGTTCCACCAGTACTTGGTGCAGCTTCAGCGTCACCCCCTGAGAACCAAG GCAATTACAGCCGGGGTGTTGTCAGGGATTAGTGATGTGGTTTCTCAGAAGCTCACTGGAATACAGAAGATTCAGCTGAGACGGCTTGTTCTGAAAGTG CTTTTTGGAGCCGTTTATCTTGGGCCTTTTGGGCATTTCCTGTATATACTACTGGATAAAATTTTCAAGGGCAAGAAGGATTCAAAAACAGTAGCTAAAAAG GTGGTGCTGGAGCAGTTGACATCTTCTCCTTGGAACAACTTGCTATTCATGATTTACTATGGGTTGATCATTGAGG GGAGACCTTGGATGCATGTGAAAACTAACATTAAGAAGAATTATCCATCGGTGCAGCTTACTGCATGGACG TTTTGGCCGGTTGTCGGGTGGGTAAATCACCAGTATGTGCCGCTTCAGTTCCGTGTCATTTTCCATAGCTTAATTGCATTTGGCTG GGGGATCTTTTTGAATCTACGAGCAAGATCTTTGACATTGACGAAGGCCAAATGA
- the LOC132173074 gene encoding probable F-box protein At4g22030: MASSTLRLFSFSCSRQIDAVIHVPKLPKVIPYFSIPKIPTTKPVEELNIRDGFKRIVPVEKISTAPIHDKSPNSDAIAATTQLYAILEAVADRVEMHANIGKQRENWNTLLLNSINMITLTAATMAGAAAIGGAGMPLLALKLSSTLLYSAATGMLLVMNKIQPSQLAEEQRNATRMFKQIQTQIQTMMALGTPTEKDVKGVMEKVLAVDKGYPLPLLGAMLDKFPAKFEPSVWWPTNQQIQKKNKSSEGKQRGQKNNGWSEEMEVEMREIIEVLKRKDIEDYERLGNLVLKINKILAISGPLLTGIAAVGSAFVGNGSWAAVVAVAAGALGSAVNAFEHGGQVGMVFEMYRNCAGFFQLLQESIESTLEERNLEKRKNGELFEINVALKLGRSLSQLRELARKSASSRMDGTTINEFASKLF; the protein is encoded by the coding sequence ATGGCTTCTTCAACTCTGcgattattttcattttcttgttccAGGCAAATCGATGCTGTTATTCATGTCCCTAAACTTCCTAAAGTCATTCCTTATTTCTCAATTCCAAAAATACCGACGACAAAGCCGGTTGAGGAATTGAATATAAGAGATGGGTTCAAGAGAATAGTTCCGGTAGAAAAGATCAGTACCGCACCAATCCATGATAAATCACCCAACTCCGACGCCATTGCGGCGACTACCCAACTCTATGCTATCTTAGAGGCCGTGGCTGACAGGGTGGAGATGCACGCAAACATTGGAAAACAGCGTGAAAACTGGAATACCCTTCTTCTCAATTCCATCAACATGATTACTCTCACTGCTGCCACCATGGCTGGTGCTGCAGCCATTGGTGGCGCCGGAATGCCCCTTTTGGCTTTGAAACTTTCGTCCACTCTCTTGTATTCTGCAGCCACTGGGATGCTGCTTGTGATGAACAAAATACAGCCTTCACAGCTTGCAGAGGAGCAACGCAATGCTACGAGGATGTTCAAGCAGATCCAGACCCAAATCCAAACTATGATGGCTCTCGGGACTCCAACGGAAAAAGATGTGAAGGGCGTGATGGAAAAGGTTTTGGCTGTCGACAAAGGATACCCACTTCCCTTGCTAGGAGCCATGCTTGACAAATTCCCTGCAAAGTTTGAGCCATCTGTTTGGTGGCCTACAAATCAACAAATCCAGAAGAAAAACAAGTCATCTGAAGGAAAGCAACGAGGTCAGAAGAATAATGGGTGGAGTGAGGAAATGGAAGTAGAAATGCGAGAGATCATCGAAGTGCTGAAGAGAAAGGACATTGAGGACTACGAAAGGCTAGGCAACTTGGTGTTGAAGATCAACAAGATTTTAGCCATCTCAGGTCCATTACTCACTGGCATTGCAGCCGTCGGATCTGCTTTTGTCGGTAACGGCTCATGGGCTGCAGTAGTAGCGGTGGCTGCGGGGGCTTTAGGTAGCGCGGTTAATGCATTCGAGCATGGTGGCCAAGTTGGGATGGTGTTTGAGATGTACAGAAACTGCGCTGGCTTCTTCCAACTACTTCAAGAATCAATTGAATCCACACTTGAGGAAAGAAatttggagaaaagaaaaaacggGGAGTTGTTTGAAATAAATGTGGCTTTGAAATTGGGGAGAAGCTTGTCACAACTCAGAGAACTTGCCAGAAAGTCGGCTTCTTCACGTATGGATGGAACCACCATAAATGAATTTGCTAGCAAGCTTTTTTAG
- the LOC132170119 gene encoding probable F-box protein At4g22030, translated as MKDLRDGPATKLIGCMLRRVAESQKLLAARVSAFAVHWRLLDGFETNGSRSMEQRCNLVDPPDVATSGQHSITFWRRMVVHSEDVGDRSSTDCLSTSILNLNQEKLRENLHQMASSTLRLSSSSSCSRHINAAIHVPKLPKVITYFSVPKVPTRKLVEELKIREGFTSIVPVEKINEITTTSTDDKIATTQLYAILEAVADREEMHANMGKQRENWNTLLLNSVNMITLTAATMAGAAAIGGAGMPLLALKLSSTLLYSAATGMLLVMNKIQPSQLAEEQRNATRLFKQIHTQIQTMMALGNPTEEDVKEVMEKVLAVDRAYPLPLIGAMLDKFPAKFEPSVWWPSNQQLQKKNKSCEGKQRGQKNNGWSEEMEVEMREIVEVVKRKDIEDYERLGNLVLKINKVLAISGPLLTGIAAVGSAFVGNASWAAVVAVAAGALGSAVNAFEHGGQVGMVFEMYRNCTGFFQLLQESIEVTLEERDLEKRENGELFEMNMALKLGRSLSNLKELARKSASSRIDGTDIDEFASKLF; from the exons ATGAAGGATCTTCGGGATGGCCCCGCAACCAAGTTGATCGGCTGTATGTTGCGGCGCGTGGCGGAAAGCCAGAAACTTCTAGCGGCGCGTGTGAGCGCTTTCGCAGTCCATTGGCGGCTTCTTGACGGATTTGAGACCAACGGCAGTAGATCTATGGAACAGCGTTGCAACCTGGTTGATCCACCGGATGTGGCTACGAGTGGACAACACAGCATCACCTTTTGGCGGCGCATGGTAGTGCATTCGGAGGATGTTGGTGACCGGTCTTCCACAGATTG CCTCTCTACCTCCATTCTCAATCTCAACCAAGAAAAGCTCAGAGAAAACCTCCATCAAATGGCTTCTTCAACTCTCCGattatcttcatcatcttcttgttcCAGGCATATCAATGCTGCTATTCATGTCCCTAAACTTCCTAAAGTCATCACTTATTTCTCGGTTCCAAAAGTACCAACAAGAAAGCTGGTTGAGGAATTGAAGATAAGGGAGGGATTCACGAGCATAGTCCCGGTAGAAAAGATCAATGAGATCACTACCACATCAACTGATGACAAAATTGCAACTACCCAACTCTATGCCATCTTAGAGGCCGTAGCTGACAGGGAGGAGATGCACGCAAACATGGGAAAACAGCGTGAAAACTGGAATACCCTACTTCTCAACTCCGTCAACATGATAACCCTCACTGCTGCCACTATGGCTGGTGCTGCAGCCATTGGTGGCGCCGGAATGCCCCTTTTGGCTTTGAAACTGTCGTCCACTCTCTTATATTCTGCAGCCACTGGGATGTTGCTTGTGATGAACAAAATTCAGCCTTCACAGCTTGCAGAGGAGCAACGCAATGCTACGAGATTGTTCAAGCAGATCCATACCCAAATCCAAACCATGATGGCTCTCGGGAATCCAACTGAAGAAGATGTGAAGGAAGTGATGGAAAAGGTTTTGGCCGTCGACAGAGCATACCCACTTCCCTTGATAGGAGCCATGCTTGACAAATTCCCTGCAAAGTTTGAGCCATCTGTTTGGTGGCCTTCAAATCAGCAACTCcagaagaaaaacaagtccTGTGAAGGAAAGCAACGAGGTCAGAAGAATAATGGGTGGAGTGAGGAAATGGAAGTAGAAATGCGAGAGATCGTCGAGGTGGTGAAGAGAAAGGACATTGAGGACTACGAAAGGCTAGGCAACTTGGTGTTGAAGATCAACAAGGTTTTAGCCATCTCAGGTCCATTACTCACTGGCATTGCAGCCGTCGGATCTGCTTTCGTTGGTAACGCCTCATGGGCTGCAGTAGTAGCGGTGGCTGCGGGGGCTTTAGGTAGCGCGGTTAATGCATTCGAACATGGTGGCCAAGTTGGGATGGTGTTTGAGATGTATAGAAACTGCACTGGCTTCTTCCAATTACTCCAAGAATCCATTGAAGTCACACTTGAGGAAAGAGAtttggagaaaagagaaaacggAGAGTTGTTTGAAATGAATATGGCTTTAAAATTGGGGAGAAGCTTGTCAAATCTCAAAGAACTAGCCAGAAAGTCAGCTTCTTCACGTATAGATGGAACCGACATAGATGAATTCGCTAGCAAGCTCTTTTAG
- the LOC132172968 gene encoding probable F-box protein At4g22030: MASSTLRLSSSSCSRQINAVIHVPRLPEVIPYFSIPKIPTTKPVEELNLRDGFKRIVPVEKISTAPIHDKSPNSDATAATTQLYAILEAVADRVEMHANIGEQRENWNTLLLNSVNMITLTAATMAGAAAIGGAGMPLLALKLSSTLLYSAATGMLLVMNKIQPSQLAEEQRNATRLFKQIQTQIQTMLALGSPSKEDVKSVMEKVLAVDKAYPLPLLGAMLDKFPAKFEPSVWWPSNQRLQKKNKSSQGKQRDEKKNGWSEEMEVEMREIIEVVKRKDIEDYERLGNLVLKINKVLAISGPLLTGIAAAGSAFVGNGSWTAVVAVAAGALGSAVNALEHGGQVGMVFEMYKNCAGFFQLLQESIESTLEERDLEKRENGELFEMNVALKLGRSLSQLRELARKSASSRIDGTTIDEFASKLF; the protein is encoded by the coding sequence ATGGCTTCTTCAACTCTGCGattatcttcatcttcttgttcCAGGCAAATCAATGCTGTTATTCATGTCCCTAGACTTCCAGAAGTCATTCCTTATTTCTCAATTCCAAAAATACCAACGACAAAGCCGGTTGAGGAATTGAATCTAAGAGATGGGTTCAAGAGAATAGTTCCGGTAGAAAAGATCAGTACTGCACCAATCCATGATAAATCACCCAACTCCGACGCCACTGCGGCGACTACCCAACTATATGCCATCTTAGAAGCCGTGGCTGACAGGGTGGAGATGCACGCCAACATTGGAGAACAGCGTGAAAACTGGAATACCCTTCTTCTCAACTCCGTCAACATGATAACCCTCACCGCTGCCACCATGGCCGGTGCTGCAGCGATTGGTGGCGCTGGAATGCCCCTTTTGGCTTTGAAACTTTCGTCCACTCTCTTGTATTCTGCAGCCACTGGGATGTTGCTTGTGATGAATAAAATTCAGCCTTCACAGCTTGCAGAGGAGCAACGCAATGCTACGAGATTGTTCAAGCAGATCCAGACCCAAATCCAAACCATGCTGGCTCTCGGGAGTCCATCTAAAGAAGATGTGAAGAGCGTTATGGAAAAGGTTTTGGCCGTCGACAAAGCATACCCACTTCCCTTGCTAGGAGCCATGCTTGACAAATTCCCTGCAAAGTTTGAGCCATCTGTTTGGTGGCCTTCAAATCAGCGACTCcagaagaaaaacaagtccTCTCAAGGAAAGCAAcgagatgagaagaagaatgGGTGGAGTGAAGAAATGGAAGTAGAAATGCGAGAGATCATTGAGGTAGTAAAGAGAAAGGACATTGAGGACTACGAAAGGCTAGGCAACTTGGTGTTGAAGATCAACAAGGTTTTAGCCATCTCAGGTCCATTGCTCACTGGCATTGCAGCCGCCGGATCTGCTTTTGTTGGTAACGGCTCATGGACTGCAGTAGTAGCGGTGGCTGCGGGGGCTTTAGGTAGCGCGGTTAATGCATTAGAGCATGGTGGCCAAGTTGGGATGGTGTTTGAGATGTACAAAAACTGCGCTGGCTTCTTCCAGCTACTCCAAGAATCAATTGAATCCACACTTGAGGAAAGAGAtttggagaaaagagaaaatggggAGTTGTTTGAAATGAATGTGGCTTTAAAACTGGGGAGAAGCTTGTCACAGCTCAGAGAACTAGCTAGAAAGTCAGCTTCTTCACGAATAGATGGAACCACCATAGATGAATTCGCTAGCAAGCTCTTTTAG
- the LOC132171438 gene encoding peroxisomal membrane protein PMP22-like, with product MGSKAKKGLFHQYLVQLQRHPLRTKAITAGVLSGISDVVSQKLTGIQKIQLRRLVLKVLFGAVYLGPFGHFLYILLDKIFKGKKDSKTVAKKVVLEQLTSSPWNNLLFMIYYGLIIEGRPWMHVKTNIKKNYPSVQLTAWTFWPVVGWVNHQYVPLQFRVIFHSLIAFGWGIFLNLRARSLTLTKAK from the exons ATGGGATCGAAAGCGAAGAAGGGGTTGTTCCACCAGTACTTGGTGCAGCTTCAGCGTCACCCCCTGAGAACCAAG GCAATTACAGCCGGGGTGTTGTCAGGGATTAGTGATGTGGTTTCTCAGAAGCTCACTGGAATACAGAAGATTCAGCTGAGACGGCTTGTTCTGAAAGTG CTTTTTGGAGCCGTTTATCTTGGGCCTTTTGGGCATTTCCTGTATATACTACTGGATAAAATTTTCAAGGGCAAGAAGGATTCAAAAACAGTAGCTAAAAAG GTGGTGCTGGAGCAGTTGACATCTTCTCCTTGGAACAACTTGCTATTCATGATTTACTATGGGTTGATCATTGAGG GGAGACCTTGGATGCATGTGAAAACTAACATTAAGAAGAATTATCCATCGGTGCAGCTTACGGCATGGACG TTTTGGCCGGTTGTCGGGTGGGTAAATCACCAGTATGTGCCGCTGCAGTTCCGTGTCATTTTCCATAGCTTAATTGCATTTGGCTG GGGGATCTTTTTGAATCTACGAGCAAGATCTTTGACATTGACGAAGGCCAAATGA
- the LOC132172956 gene encoding probable F-box protein At4g22030 — MASSTLRLSSSSCSRQINAVIHVPKLPEVIPYFSIPKIPTTKPVEELNLRDGFKRIVPVEKISTAPIHDKSPNSDATAATTQLYAILEAVADRVEMHANIGEQRENWNTLLLNSVNMITLTAATMAGAAAIGGAGMPLLALKLSSTLLYSAATGMLLVMNKIQPSQLAEEQRNATRLFKQIQTQIQTMLALGSPSKEDVKSVMEKVLAVDKAYPLPLLGAMLDKFPAKFEPSVWWPSNQQIQKKNKSSEGKQRGQKNNGWSEEMEVEMREIIEVVKRKDIEDYERLGNLVLKINKILAISGPLLTGIAAVGSAFVGNGSWAAVVAVAAGALGSAVNAFEHGGQVGMVFEMYRNCAGFFQLLQESIESTLEERNLEKRKNGELFEINVALKLGRSLSQLRELARKSASSRMDGTTINEFASKLF, encoded by the coding sequence ATGGCTTCTTCAACTCTGCGattatcttcatcttcttgttcCAGGCAAATCAATGCTGTTATTCATGTCCCTAAACTTCCAGAAGTCATTCCTTATTTCTCAATTCCAAAAATACCAACGACAAAGCCGGTTGAGGAATTGAATCTAAGAGATGGGTTCAAGAGAATAGTTCCGGTAGAAAAGATCAGTACTGCACCAATCCATGATAAATCACCCAACTCCGACGCCACTGCGGCGACTACCCAACTATATGCCATCTTAGAAGCCGTGGCTGACAGGGTGGAGATGCACGCCAACATTGGAGAACAGCGTGAAAACTGGAATACCCTTCTTCTCAACTCCGTCAACATGATAACCCTCACCGCTGCCACCATGGCCGGTGCTGCAGCGATTGGTGGCGCTGGAATGCCCCTTTTGGCTTTGAAACTTTCGTCCACTCTCTTGTATTCTGCAGCCACTGGGATGTTGCTTGTGATGAATAAAATTCAGCCTTCACAGCTTGCAGAGGAGCAACGCAATGCTACGAGATTGTTCAAGCAGATCCAGACCCAAATCCAAACCATGCTGGCTCTCGGGAGTCCATCTAAAGAAGATGTGAAGAGCGTTATGGAAAAGGTTTTGGCCGTCGACAAAGCATACCCACTTCCCTTGCTAGGAGCCATGCTTGACAAATTCCCTGCAAAGTTTGAGCCATCTGTTTGGTGGCCTTCAAATCAACAAATCCAGAAGAAAAACAAGTCATCTGAAGGGAAGCAACGCGGTCAGAAGAATAATGGGTGGAGTGAGGAAATGGAAGTAGAAATGCGAGAGATCATCGAAGTGGTGAAGAGAAAGGACATTGAGGACTACGAAAGGCTAGGCAACTTGGTGTTGAAGATCAACAAGATTTTAGCCATCTCAGGTCCATTACTCACTGGCATTGCAGCCGTCGGATCTGCTTTTGTCGGTAACGGCTCATGGGCTGCAGTAGTAGCGGTGGCTGCGGGGGCTTTAGGTAGCGCGGTTAATGCATTCGAGCATGGTGGCCAAGTTGGGATGGTGTTTGAGATGTACAGAAACTGCGCTGGCTTCTTCCAACTACTTCAAGAATCAATTGAATCCACACTTGAGGAAAGAAatttggagaaaagaaaaaacggGGAGTTGTTTGAAATAAATGTGGCTTTGAAATTGGGGAGAAGCTTGTCACAACTCAGAG
- the LOC132170120 gene encoding mitogen-activated protein kinase kinase kinase 18-like — MDWTRGRTIGRGSTATVSTATAHGSGRVLAVKSAELSQSEFLKREQRILSTLSCPQIVAYRGCDITCENGKLLYNIFMEYAPRGTLVDAIRSRGGGLEEAEIKAYTRNIVLGLEYLHSNGIVHCDIKCHNVLVTGDGVKIADLGCARRIDDDGVTSDDLAIAGTPVFMAPEVARGEQQGFPADVWAMGCAVIEMATGRAPWTDASGPVSALYRIGYSGDVPEAPSFMSKQAKDFLDKCLKRDPVDRWSARELLNHAFLEEAKEPNCFDSDTPTTVLDQGIWDSIEEPETIPSPTHKSSSDSPGERIRRLGRISTTSSQGMPNWVLDEGWITVRSNGSKEPEMFNCSQEKELVYSNEPTSSGAGACNPSSSCNCSYVSSNRSVSLMAYECKKEAFKCKKDELCGNIDLRIKWTVFLHSQLFFSFFHYHMIHESDPMQ, encoded by the coding sequence ATGGACTGGACCAGAGGCCGAACCATAGGCCGTGGCTCGACCGCCACGGTCTCGACCGCAACTGCTCACGGGTCTGGTCGGGTTCTTGCCGTCAAGTCGGCCGAGCTCTCACAATCAGAATTCCTTAAAAGGGAACAGAGGATTCTTTCTACGTTAAGCTGCCCTCAAATTGTGGCATACAGGGGATGTGACATTACATGTGAAAATGGTAAGCTTCTATACAACATTTTCATGGAGTATGCGCCACGTGGCACGCTTGTCGACGCAATTCGCAGCCGTGGTGGTGGCTTAGAGGAGGCAGAAATCAAGGCCTACACGCGCAACATTGTGTTGGGGCTTGAGTACCTTCACTCTAATGGTATAGTGCATTGTGACATCAAGTGTCACAACGTTTTGGTCACTGGTGATGGTGTGAAGATTGCTGACTTGGGCTGCGCCAGGCGGATTGATGATGATGGTGTAACAAGTGATGATTTGGCAATCGCCGGCACGCCGGTCTTCATGGCACCGGAGGTGGCGCGTGGAGAGCAACAGGGGTTCCCTGCTGATGTGTGGGCTATGGGGTGCGCCGTGATCGAGATGGCTACAGGGAGAGCCCCGTGGACTGATGCTTCCGGCCCGGTATCGGCCCTTTACCGAATTGGGTATTCGGGTGATGTGCCGGAGGCTCCCAGCTTCATGTCAAAGCAGGCCAAGGATTTCTTGGACAAGTGTTTGAAGAGAGACCCAGTAGATAGGTGGTCAGCTAGAGAACTTCTCAATCATGCTTTTCTTGAAGAAGCTAAGGAACCCAATTGCTTCGATTCGGATACTCCAACAACCGTATTGGATCAAGGCATTTGGGACTCAATAGAGGAGCCAGAGACAATTCCGAGCCCGACCCATAAAAGTTCTTCGGATTCCCCCGGTGAAAGAATCCGGCGGTTGGGTAGAATCAGCACAACGTCGTCTCAAGGAATGCCCAATTGGGTATTGGATGAAGGTTGGATAACAGTGAGAAGCAATGGCAGCAAAGAGCCAGAGATGTTCAATTGCAGTCAGGAGAAGGAGTTGGTGTATTCCAATGAACCCACCAGCAGTGGGGCCGGGGCATGTAATCCTAGTAGTAGTTGTAATTGTAGTTATGTTAGCAGCAATAGGAGCGTCTCATTGATGGCCTATGAATGCAAAAAGGAGGCTTTTAAATGTAAGAAAGATGAATTATGTGGGAACATTGATTTGAGAATAAAATGGACAGTTTTTCTGCATtcccaattatttttttctttctttcattacCATATGATTCATGAATCCGATCCAATGCAATAG
- the LOC132171418 gene encoding uncharacterized protein LOC132171418 produces MQQLLFAVIFSEMGLILVMLFKTPLRKLVIVGLDRVKRGRGPVMVKTVAGTVLVVLMSSVYSMAKIRRRRIDDGAVNPTDQVLMAKHLLEATLMGSSLFLALMMDRLHHYIRELRIRRKSMEAVKNQNRGPEDGKSGGSEEIKALEEETATLRTKLKQLESELETRTKEVNGAEANAVALRKQSEGFLLEYDRLLEENQNLRNQLQSLDRRLSHSGSKKNT; encoded by the exons ATGCAGCAGCTATTGTTCGCGGTGATATTCTCGGAGATGGGTCTGATACTGGTGATGCTGTTCAAGACCCCCCTGAGGAAGCTGGTGATCGTGGGCCTGGACCGGGTCAAGCGCGGGCGTGGGCCTGTCATGGTCAAGACCGTGGCGGGAACGGTTCTGGTGGTGCTCATGTCCAGCGTCTACAGCATGGCCAAGATCCGTAGACGTAGGATCGACGACGGCGCGGTCAATCCCACGGATCAGGTTCTCATGGCCAAGCACCTCCTCGAAGCCACTCTCATGG GGTCTTCTCTATTTCTTGCACTAATGATGGACAGACTACATCATTATATCAGAGAGCTGCGCATACGGAGAAAGAGCATGGAAGCTGTTAAGAATCAGAACCGAGGACCCGAAGATGGGAAATCTGGTGGTTCGGAGGAAATCAAAGCATTGGAGGAAGAAACAGCCACACTGCGGACAAAACTCAAGCAGCTGGAGTCGGAGCTGGAGACGAGGACAAAAGAAGTAAATGGTGCAGAGGCCAATGCAGTTGCGTTAAGAAAACAATCTGAAGGGTTCCTTCTCGAGTATGATCGCTTGCTTGAGGAAAACCAAAATCTCAGGAACCAGTTGCAGTCATTGGACAGGAGATTGTCGCATTCTGGTAGCAAGAAGAATACTTAA
- the LOC132171131 gene encoding uncharacterized protein LOC132171131 — translation MQQLLFAVIFSEMGLILVMLFKTPLRKLVIVGLDRVKRGRGPVMVKTVAGTVLVVLMSSVYSMAKIRRRRIDDGAVNPTDQVLMAKHLLEATLMGSSLFLALMMDRLHHYIRELRIRRKSMEAFKNQNRGPEDGKSGGLEEIKALEEETATLQTKLKQLESELETRTKEVNGAEANAVALRKQSEGFLLEYDRLLEENQNLRNQLQSLDRRLSHSGSKKNT, via the exons ATGCAGCAGCTATTGTTCGCGGTGATATTCTCGGAGATGGGTCTGATACTGGTGATGCTGTTCAAGACCCCCCTGAGAAAGCTGGTGATCGTGGGCCTGGACCGGGTCAAGCGCGGGCGTGGGCCCGTCATGGTCAAGACCGTGGCGGGAACGGTTCTGGTGGTGCTCATGTCCAGCGTCTACAGCATGGCCAAGATCCGTAGACGTAGGATCGACGACGGCGCGGTCAATCCAACGGATCAGGTTCTCATGGCCAAGCACCTCCTCGAAGCCACTCTCATGG GGTCTTCTCTATTTCTTGCACTAATGATGGACAGACTACATCATTATATCAGAGAGCTGCGCATACGAAGAAAGAGCATGGAAGCTTTTAAGAATCAGAACCGAGGACCTGAAGATGGGAAATCTGGTGGTTTGGAGGAAATCAAAGCATTGGAGGAAGAAACAGCCACACTGCAGACAAAACTCAAGCAGCTGGAGTCGGAGCTGGAGACGAGGACAAAAGAAGTAAATGGTGCAGAGGCCAATGCAGTTGCGTTAAGAAAACAGTCTGAAGGGTTCCTTCTCGAGTATGATCGCTTGCTTGAGGAAAACCAAAATCTCAGGAACCAGTTGCAGTCATTGGACAGGAGATTGTCACATTCTGGTAGCAAGAAGAATACTTAA